One window of Nymphaea colorata isolate Beijing-Zhang1983 chromosome 1, ASM883128v2, whole genome shotgun sequence genomic DNA carries:
- the LOC116246339 gene encoding peroxidase 42, translating into MGCRVLFFLCFLFIVSTLSPSSLSLADGDSGLVMNFYKDSCPQAEEIITEQVKLLYKRHKNTAFSWLRNIFHDCAVQSCDASLLLDSTRRTLSEKEADKSFGMRNFRYIEDIKAAVERECPGVVSCADILVLSGRDGIVALGGPYIPLKTGRRDGRKSRVDVLDEYLPEHNDSISSVLEKFQAIGIDTPGVVALLGAHSVGRTHCVKLVDRLYPEVDPRLNPDHVPHMLKKCPDQIPNPKAVQYVRNDRGTPMKLDNNYYRNILDNKGLMLVDHQLAHDKRTKPYVKKMAKSQDYFFQEFSRAITILSENNPLTGSKGEIRRQCNLANKHHD; encoded by the exons ATGGGTTGTAGGGTACTCTTCTTTCTCTGCTTCCTCTTCATCGTTTCCACCCTTTCGCCATCATCACTCAGCCTTGCAGATGGGGACTCAGGCCTGGTCATGAACTTCTACAAGGATTCCTGCCCTCAGGCAGAGGAGATCATCACCGAGCAGGTCAAGCTGCTGTATAAGCGCCACAAGAACACTGCGTTCTCATGGCTGAGGAACATTTTCCATGACTGTGCTGTTCAG TCATGTGATGCCTCCCTGCTGTTGGACTCAACAAGGAGGACTCTTTCAGAGAAAGAGGCAGACAAGAGCTTCGGAATGAGAAACTTCAGGTACATTGAGGACATTAAGGCAGCAGTAGAGAGGGAGTGCCCCGGTGTGGTGTCTTGTGCTGATATCTTGGTCTTGTCTGGAAGAGATGGGATTGTGGCG TTGGGTGGACCTTACATCCCTCTCAAAACAGGAAGGAGAGACGGTAGAAAGAGCAGGGTCGATGTGTTGGACGAGTACCTTCCTGAGCACAATGATAGCATTTCTTCTGTGCTTGAGAAGTTTCAGGCCATTGGCATCGACACCCCTGGGGTTGTCGCCCTACTTG GTGCTCACAGTGTAGGGAGGACACACTGTGTGAAACTGGTTGACAGGCTCTACCCTGAGGTTGATCCAAGGCTGAACCCAGACCATGTCCCTCACATGCTCAAGAAGTGCCCTGACCAAATTCCAAACCCGAAGGCTGTACAGTATGTAAGAAACGACAGAGGAACACCCATGAAGTTAGACAACAACTATTACAGAAACATTCTGGACAACAAGGGTCTGATGCTCGTTGATCACCAACTTGCTCATGACAAGAGGACCAAGCCCTATGTGAAGAAGATGGCGAAGAGCCAGGACTACTTCTTCCAGGAATTCTCAAGGGCAATCACAATCCTTTCTGAGAACAACCCTCTCACTGGCAGCAAGGGGGAGATCAGAAGGCAATGCAACTTGGCCAACAAGCATCATGATTAG
- the LOC116246282 gene encoding membrane-bound O-acyltransferase gup1 isoform X2 codes for MAIDGWVSWKFVEPTGLVLYAVAFYIVIIQRSLRLSHDYSSSRRLVGLREGWMGHRLNDLSDSQWRNFRENLAILTIVFGVFTLLAYLLRKKLHLKWRGMSIVWLLLSLSYISYLHGACVIFILAIATLNFLLVKIFLKSVYFSFVIWSFNILVLLCNRVYEGYSFSWFGEGLAFLDGYRGTFRWQICFNLVILRMISFAYDHYWAHTSCVDQKEKSVYGERFSFETYLCYLIYAPLYIAGPIISFNSFSSQLDVPNKNYSAGRVAWYCIRWILSLFLMELMTHFFYYNAFAISGLWTYLSPLEVFIVGYGVLNFMWLKFFLIWRYFRFWALVGGIEAPENMPRCINNCYSLETFWKSWHASFNKWLVRYMYIPLGGSKRKLLNVWVIFTFVAIWHDLEWKLISWAWLTCLFFVPEIIAKSVLNSFQPRDAFGQFILREISAICGAVTISCLMIANLVGYVIGPSGVDWLISRMLRKDGLPTVFGIFLSFYVGTKLMFYIRDARSNHP; via the exons ATGGCAATTGACGGTTGGGTTTCTTGGAAGTTCGTGGAACCGACGGGCCTTGTACTCTATGCTGTTGCGTTCTACATAGTGATCATCCAACGGTCGTTGAGACTCTCTCATG ATTATTCGAGCTCAAGAAGACTTGTTGGTCTTCGAGAAGGATGGATGGGACATCGATTGAAT GACCTTTCTGATAGCCAATGGAGGAATTTTCGTGAGAATTTGGCTATTCTTACAATTGTATTTGGAGTGTTTACGCTTCTGGCATATCTCTTGAGAAAGAAGCTGCACCTAAAATGGAGAGGCATGTCAATTGTTTGGCTCTTACTCTCCTTGAGTTATATATCTTATCTACATGGTGCTTG TGTCATATTTATCCTTGCTATTGCAACATTGAACTTCTTGTTGGTAAAG ATATTTTTGAAATCTGTGTACTTTTCATTTGTAATTTGGTCATTCAACATTTTGGTTCTTCTTTGTAATCGCGTTTACGAAGGATATTCATTTTCCTGGTTTGG AGAAGGTTTGGCATTCTTGGATGGCTATCGTGGTACATTCAGGTGGCAAATTTGCTTCAATCTTG TGATCTTGCGAATGATCAGCTTTGCATACGATCATTACTGGGCTCACACTAGTTGTGTTGATCAAAAG GAGAAGAGTGTCTATGGAGAGAGATTCTCATTCGAGACATATCTATGTTATTTGATATATGCACCCCTCTACATTGCTGGTCCGATTATAAGCTTCAATTCTTTCTCGTCACAG TTGGATGTCCCTAACAAGAATTATTCAGCTGGCAGAGTGGCTTGGTACTGTATCCGTTGGATACTCAGTCTGTTCCTTATGGAGTTGATGAcacattttttctattacaaTGCCTTTGCAATTAG TGGCTTGTGGACGTACCTCTCACCATTGGAAGTTTTCATTGTTGGATATGGG GTCTTGAACTTCATGTGGTTGAAATTCTTTCTTATTTGGCGCTATTTCCGATTTTGGGCATTG GTAGGAGGCATTGAAGCTCCTGAGAATATGCCTAGGTGTATCAATAACTGCTACAGTTTGGAaacattttggaaatcttgGCATGCATCTTTTAATAAATGGCTAGTTAG ATATATGTACATTCCCCTTGGTGGATCAAAAAGAAAGTTGCTGAATGTGTGGGTTATTTTCACATTTGTTGCAATATGGCATGACCTGGAATG GAAGCTGATTTCTTGGGCATGGTTAACGTGTCTGTTTTTTGTGCCTGAGATCATAGCAAAGTCAGTGCTGAATTCTTTCCAG CCAAGGGATGCTTTTGGCCAGTTCATCCTACGAGAAATCAGTGCAATTTGTGGTGCTGTTACAATTTCTTGCCTTATG ATTGCAAACCTCGTTGGTTATGTCATTGGGCCATCTGGAGTGGACTGGTTGATTTCTAGAATGCTGAGGAAAGATG GGCTGCCTACAgtttttggcattttcctgtCATTTTACGTAGGGACAAAG CTTATGTTCTATATCCGTGATGCAAGGAGTAACCATCCATGA
- the LOC116246282 gene encoding membrane-bound O-acyltransferase gup1 isoform X3 — MESVIFILAIATLNFLLVKIFLKSVYFSFVIWSFNILVLLCNRVYEGYSFSWFGEGLAFLDGYRGTFRWQICFNLVILRMISFAYDHYWAHTSCVDQKEKSVYGERFSFETYLCYLIYAPLYIAGPIISFNSFSSQLDVPNKNYSAGRVAWYCIRWILSLFLMELMTHFFYYNAFAISGLWTYLSPLEVFIVGYGVLNFMWLKFFLIWRYFRFWALVGGIEAPENMPRCINNCYSLETFWKSWHASFNKWLVRYMYIPLGGSKRKLLNVWVIFTFVAIWHDLEWKLISWAWLTCLFFVPEIIAKSVLNSFQPRDAFGQFILREISAICGAVTISCLMIANLVGYVIGPSGVDWLISRMLRKDGLPTVFGIFLSFYVGTKLMFYIRDARSNHP; from the exons ATGGAGAG TGTCATATTTATCCTTGCTATTGCAACATTGAACTTCTTGTTGGTAAAG ATATTTTTGAAATCTGTGTACTTTTCATTTGTAATTTGGTCATTCAACATTTTGGTTCTTCTTTGTAATCGCGTTTACGAAGGATATTCATTTTCCTGGTTTGG AGAAGGTTTGGCATTCTTGGATGGCTATCGTGGTACATTCAGGTGGCAAATTTGCTTCAATCTTG TGATCTTGCGAATGATCAGCTTTGCATACGATCATTACTGGGCTCACACTAGTTGTGTTGATCAAAAG GAGAAGAGTGTCTATGGAGAGAGATTCTCATTCGAGACATATCTATGTTATTTGATATATGCACCCCTCTACATTGCTGGTCCGATTATAAGCTTCAATTCTTTCTCGTCACAG TTGGATGTCCCTAACAAGAATTATTCAGCTGGCAGAGTGGCTTGGTACTGTATCCGTTGGATACTCAGTCTGTTCCTTATGGAGTTGATGAcacattttttctattacaaTGCCTTTGCAATTAG TGGCTTGTGGACGTACCTCTCACCATTGGAAGTTTTCATTGTTGGATATGGG GTCTTGAACTTCATGTGGTTGAAATTCTTTCTTATTTGGCGCTATTTCCGATTTTGGGCATTG GTAGGAGGCATTGAAGCTCCTGAGAATATGCCTAGGTGTATCAATAACTGCTACAGTTTGGAaacattttggaaatcttgGCATGCATCTTTTAATAAATGGCTAGTTAG ATATATGTACATTCCCCTTGGTGGATCAAAAAGAAAGTTGCTGAATGTGTGGGTTATTTTCACATTTGTTGCAATATGGCATGACCTGGAATG GAAGCTGATTTCTTGGGCATGGTTAACGTGTCTGTTTTTTGTGCCTGAGATCATAGCAAAGTCAGTGCTGAATTCTTTCCAG CCAAGGGATGCTTTTGGCCAGTTCATCCTACGAGAAATCAGTGCAATTTGTGGTGCTGTTACAATTTCTTGCCTTATG ATTGCAAACCTCGTTGGTTATGTCATTGGGCCATCTGGAGTGGACTGGTTGATTTCTAGAATGCTGAGGAAAGATG GGCTGCCTACAgtttttggcattttcctgtCATTTTACGTAGGGACAAAG CTTATGTTCTATATCCGTGATGCAAGGAGTAACCATCCATGA
- the LOC116246282 gene encoding membrane-bound O-acyltransferase gup1 isoform X1 yields MAIDGWVSWKFVEPTGLVLYAVAFYIVIIQRSLRLSHDYTDYSSSRRLVGLREGWMGHRLNDLSDSQWRNFRENLAILTIVFGVFTLLAYLLRKKLHLKWRGMSIVWLLLSLSYISYLHGACVIFILAIATLNFLLVKIFLKSVYFSFVIWSFNILVLLCNRVYEGYSFSWFGEGLAFLDGYRGTFRWQICFNLVILRMISFAYDHYWAHTSCVDQKEKSVYGERFSFETYLCYLIYAPLYIAGPIISFNSFSSQLDVPNKNYSAGRVAWYCIRWILSLFLMELMTHFFYYNAFAISGLWTYLSPLEVFIVGYGVLNFMWLKFFLIWRYFRFWALVGGIEAPENMPRCINNCYSLETFWKSWHASFNKWLVRYMYIPLGGSKRKLLNVWVIFTFVAIWHDLEWKLISWAWLTCLFFVPEIIAKSVLNSFQPRDAFGQFILREISAICGAVTISCLMIANLVGYVIGPSGVDWLISRMLRKDGLPTVFGIFLSFYVGTKLMFYIRDARSNHP; encoded by the exons ATGGCAATTGACGGTTGGGTTTCTTGGAAGTTCGTGGAACCGACGGGCCTTGTACTCTATGCTGTTGCGTTCTACATAGTGATCATCCAACGGTCGTTGAGACTCTCTCATG ATTATACAGATTATTCGAGCTCAAGAAGACTTGTTGGTCTTCGAGAAGGATGGATGGGACATCGATTGAAT GACCTTTCTGATAGCCAATGGAGGAATTTTCGTGAGAATTTGGCTATTCTTACAATTGTATTTGGAGTGTTTACGCTTCTGGCATATCTCTTGAGAAAGAAGCTGCACCTAAAATGGAGAGGCATGTCAATTGTTTGGCTCTTACTCTCCTTGAGTTATATATCTTATCTACATGGTGCTTG TGTCATATTTATCCTTGCTATTGCAACATTGAACTTCTTGTTGGTAAAG ATATTTTTGAAATCTGTGTACTTTTCATTTGTAATTTGGTCATTCAACATTTTGGTTCTTCTTTGTAATCGCGTTTACGAAGGATATTCATTTTCCTGGTTTGG AGAAGGTTTGGCATTCTTGGATGGCTATCGTGGTACATTCAGGTGGCAAATTTGCTTCAATCTTG TGATCTTGCGAATGATCAGCTTTGCATACGATCATTACTGGGCTCACACTAGTTGTGTTGATCAAAAG GAGAAGAGTGTCTATGGAGAGAGATTCTCATTCGAGACATATCTATGTTATTTGATATATGCACCCCTCTACATTGCTGGTCCGATTATAAGCTTCAATTCTTTCTCGTCACAG TTGGATGTCCCTAACAAGAATTATTCAGCTGGCAGAGTGGCTTGGTACTGTATCCGTTGGATACTCAGTCTGTTCCTTATGGAGTTGATGAcacattttttctattacaaTGCCTTTGCAATTAG TGGCTTGTGGACGTACCTCTCACCATTGGAAGTTTTCATTGTTGGATATGGG GTCTTGAACTTCATGTGGTTGAAATTCTTTCTTATTTGGCGCTATTTCCGATTTTGGGCATTG GTAGGAGGCATTGAAGCTCCTGAGAATATGCCTAGGTGTATCAATAACTGCTACAGTTTGGAaacattttggaaatcttgGCATGCATCTTTTAATAAATGGCTAGTTAG ATATATGTACATTCCCCTTGGTGGATCAAAAAGAAAGTTGCTGAATGTGTGGGTTATTTTCACATTTGTTGCAATATGGCATGACCTGGAATG GAAGCTGATTTCTTGGGCATGGTTAACGTGTCTGTTTTTTGTGCCTGAGATCATAGCAAAGTCAGTGCTGAATTCTTTCCAG CCAAGGGATGCTTTTGGCCAGTTCATCCTACGAGAAATCAGTGCAATTTGTGGTGCTGTTACAATTTCTTGCCTTATG ATTGCAAACCTCGTTGGTTATGTCATTGGGCCATCTGGAGTGGACTGGTTGATTTCTAGAATGCTGAGGAAAGATG GGCTGCCTACAgtttttggcattttcctgtCATTTTACGTAGGGACAAAG CTTATGTTCTATATCCGTGATGCAAGGAGTAACCATCCATGA